DNA from Methanobacterium sp.:
CCCATCAGTGGAAGTAGCCTAGCCGGAGCTCTGGCAGTAGGAAACTCCAGAGGATTCCTGTTATCTAAATATGCCTTTGACAATGAAATAGAAATCATCAAAAAATCCGGATTGGATGTAAAAAGGATACCAGACCGACTCACAGCCGTGGGTAACATCATTCTGGCCAACGACCACGGAGCCTTGGTAAATCCTTTACTATCCGATGAATCAATAAACGTGATTTCTGAAACTCTGGACGTGGACGTGGTCAGAGGCAGCATAGCAAAATTCAAGATCAACGGATCAGTGGCTGTTGCCACCAACAACGGTGTGCTGGTACATCCATCAGCCACATCAGAAGAAATCAAATTCCTGGAAAAAGTAATGAAGGTTCCGGCAGATGTGGGAACTGTGAACCAGGGAACAAGATTGGTGGGAGCATGCACAGTCGCCAATTCAAATGGCGTGTTAGTAGGAAACAAAACAACTGGTCCTGAAATGGCGAGAATAGAAGAATCATTAGGTTTTCTAGAGGGATTATTATGAAAACGAAGATATATAGAGTTCAAGGTAAATTCATCATGGGAAACAGTTTCAAACCCTTCACCAGGGAACTGAAAGCCATAGGTGAAGAAGATATTAAAGAAAAAATATACTCAGAATTCGGTAGCAAACACCACATTGTACGCAACCAGATACACATCGAAAAAATTGATGAAATAACTGCTGAAGAAGTTATTGATCCACTGATCAAAACCCTAACTTCGGAGTGAGCAACATGGAAGACCGACAAAGGCTGGAAGAGATCATAAACGAACTCAACGCCTACAAAGCCCAAGCAGACACATTAAACCAGCAAGTGGAAACTCTTAAAGGCACTATAGCTGATTTAACAGTTGCTCAGGAAACATTGGATGCTATTAAAGGTAAAAAATCGCCTGAAACTCTAGTACCAATTGGTGCAGGTTCTTTCCTGATTACAGAAATCAAAAATACCGAAGAAGTGATTGTGGGCCTAGGTTCAGGAGCTGCTGTTAAAAGAACTATTGATGATGCTAAAGTAAGCATTGAAGGGCAGAAAAAAGAATTAGATGAAATAATGCAGAAAATGATTGGAGATCTCCAGAAGATCAGTGAAATCATCTCCCAGAAAAGCCCCGAAGCCGAGGCACTCATCCAAAAAATTGAGGGTACACCTGGTGAAAACCTACCCTAAACTTCACTTTTCATTTTCTATAAATTAACAACTCATCAAGATTTAATCTAATTTCATCTTTTAGGCAACTATCAATTAACTTAAACTATTATAACACCTATTTTACAAAAGCAACTTATAACCACTAAAAAATTTCCCTAAATATAGGATGTGATGTCTTTTGTTTGAATCTTTAAAAAAGAAATTTTCAGGCACCATCGGAAAAATTTCTGACCAATTTTCCTCTGAAGAAGAGGAAAAAGCTCCTGAGGATGAAAAAAAGGATGAAAAAGCATCAGATAAAATTAAGGATATTGAAGATGAAACTTCTGCCAAGGGAAAAGAAGATAAATCATCCGACGATGAATCTCTCTTGAAAGAGAAAGAATCTAAAAAATCACGTTTATCCTTCCTGCGCAGAAAATCCACACCAAACGATGAAGATTCCCTAAAAGATGAAAAAGGTTTAAAACATCATAAAAAATCTTCAGATGATTCAACCGAAGATGATAAAATAGCAGATAAAACCCGAACAGGGGAAGATGCAGAAAAAGAAGCATCTGGACTATTTACATTTGCCACACACAAAACCATCTCCCAAAATGATATAGATGACATCCTATTTGAACTAGAACTAGCTCTTCTAGAGGGGGATGTTGCTTTGGAAGTGGCTGAGCAAATCGTAAATTCGGTTAAAAAAGATTTAGTAGGTCGGAAGATAAAAAGAAGAAATGATGTGGCAGAATTCACTAAAAATGCCCTTAAAAACGCTATTTCAGACATACTGGTAGTTGAAGGTCCTGATCTGAAAAAATCTGTTAAAAAAGCCCAAAAAACTGGAGAACCGTTTAAAATAATGTTTGTAGGTGTTAATGGGACTGGAAAAACCACTACCATTTCTAAAATTGCTGATTATTTTGTTAAAGAAGGTTACACTCCAGTTATAGCCGCATCTGATACTTTTCGGGCAGGTGCCATTGAACAAATATCTCATCATGCAGAAAATATTGGAGTGAAGATAATACGCCACCAAAAAGGGGCTGATCCAGCAGCAGTGGCTTATGATGCAGTGGAACATGCCAGGGCCCAGAAGAAAGAACTGGTCTTAATCGACACTGCCGGGCGAATGCAAACCAATGCGAATCTTATGGATGAGATGAAGAAGATTCAGAGGGTTGTCAAACCAGATATTGCAATATTCGTAGGGGATGCCCTCACAGGGAATGATGCTGTGGAACAAGCACGTAAATTCGATGATGCTGTGGGTGTTGACGGAATAATTCTCACAAAGGCAGATGCTGATGCAAAAGGTGGGGCAGCACTCTCTATTGGTCATGTAATAAACAAGCCCATATTATACTTGGGTGTAGGTCAGGGATATGGGGATATTATGGAATTTCGCCCGGATTGGATGGTGGAACAAGTCCTTGGGGATTAACAAATCCCGGGGGATTACTAAAATTATAATAAATCTAAGCAAATCTATTTTTTTCCACAATGCTATTTTTTTCCACCATAAACCCCATACATGTAATTTTTCCACACTACATCTACTTGTTTAAATCCAACTTCCTCTAAGAAATGTACATGATCCATAAGAGGGGCGGGGAAATCTTCTTCCCGGTGTTTTGGAAGCCATACACTGTTAATTTCTTCTTGTGTGTGGGATTTCAGCATGAACTCAATCCACTTTTCTATATAAAGCTGATTTAGGTAGGGTGATGACCCTAATATGTTATCGGCATTATAAAAGACTCCTCCCTTTTTAAGGAATCTCTTTATTCTACGGTAATATGGTTTCTTCTCGGGGGGATGTAGATGATGTAATGCCAGTGACGAGACCACTGCATCAAATTCATCTTCAAATTCTAGATCACGAACATCAGCAATTATAAACTCAATATCATTGTAAGATGCGAGTTTGTACTTGGCCATTTTGATCATGTTCTTAGCCATATCCACACTGGTTATTTTGGCATTGGGAAACCTTTCTTTAACTTCTAGGGATATGTTCCCAGTACCACAGCCCAGATCTAAAACATTTATCTTTTCTTTCTGGTGGAAAGGCAATGCTAAAATCATGGACTCAATCATATCCTCATAACCGGGGATTAGTGTCCTGATAAGATCGTCAAATATCTCAGCTTCTTCTTCAAAGTGACTTTTAACTTGTTTCATGCTCATCGCCTATTTGACTGTGTCATAGTCATATAATTAGGTTGTGTTTTTTTTCATGTATTCTGTTATGATTATCTATCAACGCTGCAAATTAAAACCTGCGTCACTCCTGAAGTTCCTTTCTATTATAAACCCGGGGAAAAAGAATTTTCATTTATGGATTTATTTTTTTAAAAAAATTTATAAAATTGCCAGAATTTTTAAGTATTAA
Protein-coding regions in this window:
- the pfdA gene encoding prefoldin subunit alpha, whose protein sequence is MEDRQRLEEIINELNAYKAQADTLNQQVETLKGTIADLTVAQETLDAIKGKKSPETLVPIGAGSFLITEIKNTEEVIVGLGSGAAVKRTIDDAKVSIEGQKKELDEIMQKMIGDLQKISEIISQKSPEAEALIQKIEGTPGENLP
- a CDS encoding 50S ribosomal protein L18a; amino-acid sequence: MKTKIYRVQGKFIMGNSFKPFTRELKAIGEEDIKEKIYSEFGSKHHIVRNQIHIEKIDEITAEEVIDPLIKTLTSE
- the ftsY gene encoding signal recognition particle-docking protein FtsY gives rise to the protein MFESLKKKFSGTIGKISDQFSSEEEEKAPEDEKKDEKASDKIKDIEDETSAKGKEDKSSDDESLLKEKESKKSRLSFLRRKSTPNDEDSLKDEKGLKHHKKSSDDSTEDDKIADKTRTGEDAEKEASGLFTFATHKTISQNDIDDILFELELALLEGDVALEVAEQIVNSVKKDLVGRKIKRRNDVAEFTKNALKNAISDILVVEGPDLKKSVKKAQKTGEPFKIMFVGVNGTGKTTTISKIADYFVKEGYTPVIAASDTFRAGAIEQISHHAENIGVKIIRHQKGADPAAVAYDAVEHARAQKKELVLIDTAGRMQTNANLMDEMKKIQRVVKPDIAIFVGDALTGNDAVEQARKFDDAVGVDGIILTKADADAKGGAALSIGHVINKPILYLGVGQGYGDIMEFRPDWMVEQVLGD
- a CDS encoding class I SAM-dependent methyltransferase, giving the protein MKQVKSHFEEEAEIFDDLIRTLIPGYEDMIESMILALPFHQKEKINVLDLGCGTGNISLEVKERFPNAKITSVDMAKNMIKMAKYKLASYNDIEFIIADVRDLEFEDEFDAVVSSLALHHLHPPEKKPYYRRIKRFLKKGGVFYNADNILGSSPYLNQLYIEKWIEFMLKSHTQEEINSVWLPKHREEDFPAPLMDHVHFLEEVGFKQVDVVWKNYMYGVYGGKK
- a CDS encoding translation initiation factor IF-6, which produces MIRRVNLAGNPNLGVSIAATDKMAIAPPNLGEKMVGVIEECLQVPVITTPISGSSLAGALAVGNSRGFLLSKYAFDNEIEIIKKSGLDVKRIPDRLTAVGNIILANDHGALVNPLLSDESINVISETLDVDVVRGSIAKFKINGSVAVATNNGVLVHPSATSEEIKFLEKVMKVPADVGTVNQGTRLVGACTVANSNGVLVGNKTTGPEMARIEESLGFLEGLL